The sequence aatatcaatTTATGTAGAAATCCCTTTCTGACTACTGAGTAAAGCTTGCAGAAAAATCAATAACTTGTTCTTGGTAGACTCTGGGAGTTTTTTGGTGTCTGTTGGATAGATTGTGAAAAGGCCATGTGGTAAAAAACTGGTATATAACAAGGATTTTCTCGTTCTGATTATGGTTTTAAAtggaattttctttaaaaagttattgcattccagttcatAACATAACTGTTTTTTTGCTCTATGCTGCTTAATGTCCCCTCTAGAAACCTAAAATATATTTCCCAACTTGTACCACAGCAGCTGGGGTAGGTGGTCTTTCCATTTCAATTAATTGAATTAACTGTgaaggtttttttccttccttgtgACCCAATATAATGGAAGTTAGCACAGCACTCTGCATAAAGGGGCTTCCAGTTGAGACAGAAGAGACCATGAATTGTATATTTTAAATCCGCCACTTCTTTTTTCAAAAGTCCTATATGTATCTAATTATATCAATTTTAAGGCAGGCAAAATCTGAATGTAAGCTACTTAGCAGTGTACTCTCCTTCTAAATTCTCCATATATTCAGTTTCTCGTCTTCTTCCTGTCTGTTCTCTTGCAAAGACCTGTTGCTAAggaagggtgaaattctgtggcctgcgttgtgcaggaggtcagactagatgatcataacggtcccttctgacctaaatatctatgaatacaCAGGGTTAGTGCACTCGCCTGAGGTCAAATCCTGACTTACGCGTCAGGTGATCTCAGTTTGGTACTTATTTTGTGTGTATTGCACAATTTTGCTCTTAAGAGCAGAGATGTTGCTGGTCAAAATCTAGATATATTGGGGGAAATTCTGAGGGAAGCAAGTGTGTACACCCTTCATATAGTTTTACATTAGGGATACTAGGGCAATCACTGATGAGGTGAGCCTGTGAGTCAACTTGTTTATCTTAGTTTCTGGCTGCTGTCAGGTGGCAGGGGAAAATTTAAAGGTATACAGTGAAGGTCACCCAAATATTTACATACTTTAATGTTATGGTGATCTTGTAAAGTGGAACCTTAACATGGTTGTCTTATCACTTAACTTTTCTCAGAGAGAAAATCCATTTCTTAGAGATTTTTCAATTGAAGGAAGAGTCAGATTCTTTCACCATTAATTCTAGGTTATCTAAGTGTTGGGGGTGTGTGGTTTCTTGTTTGCTTAGGAATTTCATGTCTGATCAACCCTCCAGTACTTAGAGGTAATACAATGAATAAGGGTGAAGCACCACACCCAGTGGTAAATTCAACTGGCTGTTGGATGATGTGAACAAAGGAGGTGTGCCAGTTAGTTAGTCTTCCCAAGAACTATTACTCACCCAAAGTGttagggggtttttttgcatAGGATCTATATACAGTATCTTAACATAATGGAATCTTTGTCAATAATGTGAGTTTGTATGCAGCTTTTATCATGCCAAACTGTGCATATTTTGCTACCAGACTCCAGTTAATAGTTTTAACATAGCTGCTATGCACTGTGCTGCTTAGAAACCGATTCAATTTAACTTCAGAGGAAAGGTGAACATTTGAGTCAACTACTTATGATGGACCCTGCCTCTCCTCATTTCTAACAACTCTTCATCCACTTCCCGTCATGATGGCTCTCATGGGGGTACCTTTCTCTTAGTAAAAGAGTGGAGACCCAGACTGTTCAACAAGTCAGTTTGTTGTGTAGGAAGTTGGCAGGATGTTTTGGAGAATGTGGGGATTTGTTACACTCGTAATAGCAATTGTTTGCCATGGTAGAAATCCCTATGTGTCACACTTCTGAGATCCATTCTTTCTGTTCTTCTTAGCTTCTGGGATGGAGAGGGTTCTTCTGTCGCCTAGTTACTGGGTATTAGGGTGGCTTTCCTTACTTTCTACAGGTATAGGGTTGGATGGGTGGAACTCTCCTACCTGGCTGCTAAGTTGGAATATCTCCTTGCTCTGCTCACTGCGTGGTGGTAGGGCTGGGAATCCATGTGACAATCCCTCTATTTGATAGACAGGATTGATAAACCCAGTCAGAGCAAGTGGAATGCATTTGCAATGAGCAGATTTCAGGATGTGATGTGGGAACATGGGTCTTCCACTAGTGTGGTCACAAATTCCATATGTATATGCATGTACAACTTTTGTTTTCAATAGGCATATCCTGCATCCTTCAAGCTATGCCTGCAAGATATTAAGATATTTAAATTCGTTCAGTGCCAATGTAACacatcagcattttaatttgttCCAGGTACACTGTTGAACCCTGAGTCAGGCAGATACTTCAATCAGAGAGGTGCTTGTAAACTGTAGAGGCTCCATTCAATCCCTGATGCAATACAGTTGTAACAATGCAGTGttcctccttcttcccagagAGATCAAGGACTGAATTATCTATCCTCTGTGTAGATGGATGTCCCCAGGTTACCCCTAAGCCTGTCTCATCtgcatggattaaaaaaaaataaaagtattgcAGGCAGGtacacagagaaactaagtggAGTGAAGCGGGTTTGTAAGAAAATTAATTCTggatggtccagtagttaggACACTAGCCTGAGTCTCAGGAGAGCTGGGCTGAAGTTCATGCTCCTccatagacttcctgtgagaCTTTTTGCAAGTCACTGAACCTTTTTGTGCctgtgtaaaatgaagataatgatacTTCCCTACCCCACAGGATAATTACATTGTGAGGATAATAacattaaaagattgtgaggcatCCAGATACTGAAGCAACAGGGACCTTATAAGTACTTTAGATTGATCTATGCAAAATTGACGAATACAAGTGTGACTTGGTAACTTCTGCTTCTCTGGTTGGCAAAGACTAAGAATGTTTTGAAGATGATTGGCCTGATTCTTCACAGCCTTGCACCTCTGTATAAGCATTTAAACATGTGCAATGTGAGTGCAGAACACTACCAAATCAAATGCTTGCTTTACACAGAGGTAAATGCTTACATGAGGTGTAAGACTGTGAAGAATCCGGCCTGATACTTTTAGGCTTTGGAGATGGAGTATCAATTTGTGCTATGACAACTGTAATTTTAATATGCCTATTGCCAAACACttgagtgatttaaaaaaaaaatataggagAAAATCATGATACCCCAGGCAGTTTAGTTGTTTCTTTTCGGGGTGGGTCCCTTTTGTGATTCTCTATTGGATTCAGAAGAAGCAGTAGGCAGAGGAAGCATTTGATTGCTAAAGTGGATTGAAtaattaatttatatattttctttctatttttaggTATACAGATTCTGGACTCACAGCTTGCAAATTACAACACGAATGGAAACTCTCTTTCTTCACAAGCAGCTCGCTTTGACCTTCCCAGTCAGGCAGGTCACCTGAATCATACTGCTGCTTTGCAGAAATCGGTTACTTCTCAGATGTCTGAACTCATTGACCATATAGAAGAAGATTTAGTTAAGACTGAATCTCACACACAGGTTCCTGAAGGCCAAGAGAAAAAACATCCTGAGACCTTAGATTATTTCCCAAAACAAAAGCTAACGGAGCTGATGCCTACCAGGGCTGCTCATACTTTTCAGTTCAGCACCTCCTCTCCACCACCGCCTCCCATGCTTCCTACCACTGTCAGTAGCGCGGTACCCAAAACCGCAACCTCTAGCACTCAGATTCCTACCACCACTGCTTTTACCACACCTGACCGCCTGGTCTCAAATTCCAGAACTGCTACAGAATTTGCAAGGCTAAGAACATCTGCCACCACGATCAAGCCAATAGCCACCTCTGCAGACAGTACTAGCAGCATCGCTCTCTTTTCTTTGTCAGTTGGTGCTTTGCTTAGTAAGGATTCCTTGGCTCCTTTTCAAAATATGCACCAGGATAATAGGCAGCTTGATTCAGAAGCCTACCTATTAGATGATGATCCAAAAAGCAAGCATGCCCCTCAATCTGGTGACAAAAGTGGTCTCATAGCAGCTTTACTTTTTGGGATAGTGTCTTTGCTATTAGTTATTGCGCTAATAGGCAGAAGGATGTCTCAATCTCTTCAGAGAAGACATTATAATAGGCTAGATTACTTGATCAATGGAATGTATACTGACGTGTGATGGGAGGGGAAATTGAAACAATACATTGGTAAGAAGTGCAGTCTTTGTTAGCAGCTGTAGCCTGAAACTGAACTGCAGTGCTGAAATCCTTGAGAAGGGTGTGTTCTCTCTTAGCTGAAGATGGGAAAGGGGCAAGCAGCTGTTGATATGGTCTTCGCCCCACCCCCTGCAAAAAAAGTACACCCTGAATTGCGGAGTAACATTTATTTAACTGCAAAatcataaaataaacaaacactgtCTACGTTAAGCAGAGATgtttttagatttaaaataaaagatcaAGATCCTAACATAATATTCTACACCTTGATTAGGTTGTGAACAAAACTTATTTTGTGCATCTGTACAGCCCACCCCCCTATTCTGTTACTATTTGGCACAAAAATATCTGTTAAACAGTGTGTAAACACTACTGTTTGCCTGACAGTCCTATTTAATACATTGCCTCATGCCATAGAGggacactttaaaaagaaatcattcATATGCAAAATTTCATGGTGTAAGAGTGAAGGGTGCTATGCACATAAACCTACCTGATATAAAATCAAGGAAATGAAAGGTTAAGGCACCTAACACCATTTGTCTTCTATTCCACCACTTAAAGGCATGGGTCCTGCCACTGCCACTTCCATAGGGATACTAATCTCTGACTTTAAAGGACAGCTGTGTCTGCATCACACAAATCTGTCTAGCAATCAGAGATGCCACTTCCAATCAATAGAAATGTCTCAGCAAGCCTGTGTATCTTCTGAGTTTAGTAGAAGAAGCTCTAAGCTGTATCAGCGCACTGGGGAACCCAGGCAGCACTGCTGTCCCAGTGCTGAGCTCACACTCCATTCCAGGCCCACTGCACAGCCCTgtcccctcactcccaacctcCCTGTATCTAATAGCATGTTGCCCCTTCTTATACCTCCCTCCACACATGCATCTTCATTCACCTCCTGCATAGagttgccacctctgaggtacaaaaCCTGGAACATCCAAAatgatcctgagcccataaaactggacagctggcagtgtgTACAGAGCATCCTTGCAGATTTCCCAGGACAGCGACCTCAAAACagggatgatcctgggaaaacctagtcaggtggcaaccctactctcATGCCTCCTCTACATGGCTGTTAACACCCACATGCACTCTACACATGGACTTCCCTGCCTCTGGTGATGCGGGCAAGGGATGAGCAAGAGTGTGGGAGTGAACAGCCACATTCAGGGGGCACAGCTGTGGGAAGCAACAGTGTGTGGGGTGGGATGACAGGGTTTGTAGCATCCAGTTCTTGTTTTCAAAGCTTGTCACAATCATGAAGtatagaatctttttttttttaaatgaaagcctaGATCCTAGAGCATCCATTTGACAGCCAGTACAATCAACAACAGAAAAATGGGATTAtcaaaaataaggggaaataattcatttttaaattaaaaaaataacctaTATCCAATCGTTTCTTAGGCGGTGTGAGAAATTTGGTGCTTGAGGTGAGGTTTTTATCATGGGATTAAGCTGGAGGGgtacaaaaataattttcttagAATAAATTTCTTAAAGCATCCATCTTTAATTTTAACTCAAACTAACAGGGTTATGAAGAAAAATTAATTGTTCACAGATTAATTTATGCAAAACAAAGAAGTTGAAAACTTTCTCTAAATAAACTTCATTGTACCTATTGGGTtccgggaagtgggcgggcggaaGCTCATCCACTGCTGAGggaccctccctccccagcttaAGGGGaagatccacaggacctggaaaccaaatgattccgggggacaactaatgaaataacagggacaggagcaCGGTCAAAGGATCAGAAGAAGGGAGCCTGAtgggggacaccgagcagagaaccccggacagggcccactgctcctcaaaggcgtcaagggagccagtggatgccgcccagaagaactctgcctggatacatGAACCGACAGAGGATCGGAaacaggccccacagtcacaggagtctCCATCGGtcagcctcctctccctggttttatagatggccgttttagcgagggccaggaggaggttgaccaggaggtcccttgacttcgtggggccacggacagggagtgcatagagaaagaagtgaggggaaaagtgcagccaaaaatgcaaagaatattcgtgaggagccaatataggggctgcaacctggcacactccaagtaAATGTGCGCCAGAGTCTCCCTCAtgctgcagaaggggcaggtgtccgggacaTGTAAACTGcaccaagtacatgcccgtgctcatggtcccatgaaggagccaccagctgATATCCCCGGCGAGCCTCGGGACCagggtggagtataggctggcccaccggggcttctcaccctctagaggtggcaggaggtcctgccactttgtgtcggggcgggacgcgagggtgagaAAGTGAAgagtgtggagcacgagcgtgtatagatgctTTCGTGGTGTGGTCTGGAAGTGGACCAGCTGCAAGTCGTGCAGCCGGCTCACGGAGACGGGGCTGGGGGGCCAATGAAAAGGTCTGGAggacctggggtggagggtgggtggggcgtgcCCTTGTGCAGGACCTGGTCGAGGTAAGCCTGAGCAGCAGGCGGCAAAGCAGCCCTCACCTCCAGAAGTACCAGCTTCTTCATGATGCTTAAGTCTCCAAATGTGTCATTATAAGGTTAGGAAACAccccttagatcagtggttttcaaactttttttctggcaacccagttgaagaaaattgttgatgcctgcaacCCAGTGGAGCTGCggcagaggggttcagggtgtgggagggggctcagggttggggcagagggtaggggtgcaggggagagggctgcagggtgcagccaggaatgaggggtttggggtgtgggagggggttctgggttgcaggcatcaacaatttggGGTAGtgggttgggctgtgggagggggatcagggctctgggctggggatgaggggtttggggtgcaggagggggctttgggtttgggggagctcagggttggggtgcgggcttatctctggtggctcccggtcagtggtgcagctggggtgcagaggcaggcttcccgcctgtcctggcaccgtggactgcactgtgccccagaagcagccagcagcagatcCGGCTCCTAGGatcttgcccacaggcaccgctcttccagctcccaatggctggttctcagccaatgggagtgcagagccggtgctctGGGCGGGGTCAGCTCGTGGAGCCCCATGCCCCCCTGCTTAGGagacagacctgctgctggctgcctccggggcgcagcgcggtgtcagaacatgtagggactACTAGTTTTTACTGGCTGGCCACCAGGGTCCCTGGATGCTGAGCAAGGCGACCTGGTGCCTTGCATTTCATGACCCAGTACCGGGTCGTGAcccaaagtttgaaaactgctgcctTAGATTATGGTAAATGAAAAACATTAGAGCGAGAACAGCATTTCAATTTTATCAGCTCACTTTGTGTAGTTGAAAACACTCTGTCCgcaatcaatttattttttccagtatATGAGACTCTTAGCAAGGAATATGGGGGggaaacatttttgcaaaatgtgTCTGTGAAATGATAAATATAGTCAGAGGGACATGGGAGCAGCAGTAGTGCCTGAAACTACTTCTAAGTTTCTTCTTAAGATGGCTGACTAGATTTTAAGTTGACTATGTTCCTTTTAAAAGGACAGTCAGTATTTGTGGGAAGTCTTGAATATGGTCTGTGTCAGCAGACCTTGTTAATACATCCTATGTATTTAGTCTAATAATAATCCCTATTTGCATATCTCTTAGTGCCAGACAATTTACTCATACACATGCTGTGGAAAGAGCTTAGCTTTTACTGTCTGGGCCAGAAGGAGGCTCCCTTTTAGCTCACTTGCTGGAGCAGCTGTCTAAAGCCATGAAATTTCCATTGTGAGTCTCTACTGTAGTAAGGAGGTTGTTggaggcaggtggggagggggtgttaaTTGGGATAGCCTTCTCTTTGAAGGAAGCTGATAGTTGGCAGACATGGTGTGCATTGTCCAAGGCTGGCTCTGGCCCATGTGGTAGGTAAATGTAACTAAAAATACAATCTTAAAACATTGCATCTAAATGAGATAGTAAACAGACATTCGACATTTTAACAGTAGAAGCATGGAAATAAGATGCATGTGAAATGATGCAGTGACCAATTTGGTAAGGAAACAGAGTTGAGATTTCTACAAGAAGtggaacaatttattttaaaaattcttagtTTCTAAAAACTGCTTATAGTCTACCAGATTCATTTTGTTCCAGGTACAAAAGAGAAGCCATTGGATAACTTGTATGGATCATTCTTCTATTTCAAAAGTATTTTGAAGCTACACTTCAACACTAGAGGGCAACATCAGTTTATTAAATTGAAAAATGTTAATACTTCATGGGTGAGAGAGGATTTGCTTTAATcacattttaatttataaataacTTATTCTTCTTAGTAATATGCATTTTTCAGACTTAATTTATTTTCCTGGACATCAGAAAGGGTAAATGTGTGAGGCAGAGCAGCTGtttaaacaagcaaacaaacaaacaaacaaacaaaatacattaTATTTATATTGTACTTTTTCATCATAGATTCTTATGGACTACTTTCTTTTTGCACCGCATGCTCCTAAAATATGACATGTGCCCCCCCACTTCTTGTTATGAAATTGCCAACCTGTAACACACTTCAGCAGACAGTTCaaggaatgaacagatcagggaGCAGTAGAAGTTGGTGAGAAAATAAGTTGGGTTTGTCGACAATACATTAATTTTAATATAGGAAAACAATACCAGAGACATATGAAGAGTTATCAGCCACTATGACATGATAATCTGTGTACTTCTGGGCTCTTTAGCACATCTCAGGTTATGTTGCAGCACAAAGTCAAAAACTGATTGACTTGAATCACGTAAGAAATGTAGTAATTACCCTAGTCTCTAGGAGTGtttcacattattattattattattttttattatgcaGAACATAAATaagatgtgttttttaaaaatcatcaagTTATATAGACTGGCACACAAAAATTTTGTAGGGTCCCATATAAAAAGGCAAATTGAAAACCTAGTTGTGTGATCACCAATGCAAAcgatcaaaaaagaaaattacactCAAGAGCTCCAGGTCTGTTTTGGGGCAGGGAAACCACACTTCAAACTATTGGGAGTTCAATATTGTATGGTTTCATAGGCTAGCAATTCAAATGCTCATAATTTCAGTATGACCTTGTGCCAAGTATGAAACCTTGGTACTTTAGTAATATTGCTGTGTAATAAGAAACTTCCAATCACCAACTAAAAAAGAGTGTAGAATGACATGGAAAGGCAATCAGAAAACTCTTAGTTCGCTTCCTTTTTCTCTAATCTGTAATTTACAGCTTACAGCAAACACCAGATGTCAATGATGTGAaggtttttccccttccccccaccaactAGAAAGAATTATTGATGGTATTAACACATCAGCATTCCTGACATTGGTGGTATCTCTTAGAGCATGGAATACAGGCCCTTCAAGTCACTTCTGTGAACATGACACTGCCAGGTTCGTGGATGCTTTCTGGTTACTCTTCCTCACATAAGAATAGTTTTTCTCATCTCTCAGTTTGTAGCCAGTTGCTCTGGGAAAACCAGCTCTTCTTGTCTCCCCAAAGGTCTGCACCTACCTTGAAAGGCATGTTCCTCTATATGCAAGTTCATCTGTGTTGTATGCCTCTTGTGGTGTTGGTCTCCCACTATATTGTCTTCTGTCTACATTCTTGGAGCATGCCTGAAGTTGTTCTTTCTAGAGCCCTCCTTTTTGACCTTCAGGAAGTCATTGTCTATAGAAAATCTTTACCTCACCCTGGAGTTTTATATCATATGTAATTCATAAGGATATTAATATTCAGACCATAAATTCAGGTGTAACCATCCATCACAACGCCCACTACTGTGTTCTTCATTTATAATCTGGATTAAATATTCTTTTCCAGTTTCAGTACATCTATAATGTACTGTATTATCCTCTGTAAAATAGTATATTGGTTCAGTGAGAAAAAAGATTTAAAGCTCGCAAGTTAAAACCACTTGTTCTGCTTTTCCCTCCTTTAACCTTTTGtgataccattgacttcagtcgcATTATTCCatatttacattggtgtaaatgagtggGTAGTCAGGCCCAGTGTGAACATAGCAGCAGGATACTTTGatcacccacttttttttttgtctttcttcATTTTATTCATAGAAAATTGACAACGGCATCAGATTGTCAGAAAAAGTCCCTAAATAGTTATTGGTTAATCTTGCGCACTCAGTACTTCCTTAAAATGAAATGagcaagaaaataattttttgctGTTCAGCAGAAATTGAAGGGATTGGGGGCTAGATTCTTGTAATCCATTTGCTCATGCATAGTCCCACAGAAGACAAGTCCTCCATGTTAAGGATAGGTACTTTTCATTAGGTCTGGGGTGATTCAGATGCCGAGGTACTCTGTTTAACCTGGCTGAAAGATCAGTTGAGATTGGCACAGGAAAGACGT is a genomic window of Lepidochelys kempii isolate rLepKem1 chromosome 1, rLepKem1.hap2, whole genome shotgun sequence containing:
- the MANSC1 gene encoding MANSC domain-containing protein 1, producing the protein MAISITWWSTCTFLIMCYMIPGPSLSQDCSLEKMENVVIDMMRSLSKGIRGTEPIYTPTREACINVCCLEKKISGDRQCNLMIFDARRISQHPNCYLFYCPSKEACPMKPLKGLMSYRINRGIQILDSQLANYNTNGNSLSSQAARFDLPSQAGHLNHTAALQKSVTSQMSELIDHIEEDLVKTESHTQVPEGQEKKHPETLDYFPKQKLTELMPTRAAHTFQFSTSSPPPPPMLPTTVSSAVPKTATSSTQIPTTTAFTTPDRLVSNSRTATEFARLRTSATTIKPIATSADSTSSIALFSLSVGALLSKDSLAPFQNMHQDNRQLDSEAYLLDDDPKSKHAPQSGDKSGLIAALLFGIVSLLLVIALIGRRMSQSLQRRHYNRLDYLINGMYTDV